In the Flavisolibacter tropicus genome, one interval contains:
- a CDS encoding DegT/DnrJ/EryC1/StrS family aminotransferase: protein MTKEEAQAAYDTILTGWITQGPKVQEFEEKFASYTGASYAVAVSNCTTALHLAMIVAGVSTGDEVICPSMSYIATANAIKYVGAVPVFAEVLPETYNLDPVDVQRKITQKTKAILIVHQIGLPADIDAFAALCQKNNLILIEDAACAIGSAYKGKKIGSHSDLVCFSFHPRKVISTGDGGMITTSRKDFYKRLKLLRQHGMSISDRVRHEAKSLVFEDHVEVGYNYRMTDIQAAVGIKQLDKLDWIVSERRKIAMAYNNAFSEIPFLQLPFENDGYFSNYQSYCVYLKRSSPLSRNDLMQLLLDSGIASRRGVMNAHRETAYAKDAEGLSLPISEDLQDNTIILPLFIPMGKDEINYVIDTLIGALKSNVASEAI, encoded by the coding sequence TTGACCAAAGAAGAAGCCCAGGCTGCTTATGATACTATTCTTACCGGTTGGATCACACAAGGTCCTAAAGTGCAGGAGTTTGAAGAAAAGTTTGCTAGTTATACAGGTGCTTCTTACGCTGTAGCGGTCTCTAACTGTACGACGGCGCTACATTTAGCAATGATTGTTGCGGGGGTGAGTACGGGGGATGAAGTGATATGTCCTTCGATGAGTTATATAGCAACAGCAAATGCAATTAAGTATGTTGGGGCAGTGCCTGTTTTCGCTGAAGTGTTGCCCGAAACTTATAACCTGGACCCAGTTGACGTGCAAAGGAAAATTACCCAAAAGACTAAAGCTATTTTGATTGTACATCAAATTGGCCTTCCAGCGGATATCGATGCGTTTGCTGCTTTATGTCAAAAGAATAATCTGATCTTGATTGAAGATGCAGCTTGTGCAATTGGATCTGCCTATAAAGGGAAAAAAATTGGTTCTCATTCAGACTTAGTCTGTTTTTCTTTTCACCCCAGGAAGGTTATCTCAACGGGGGATGGGGGAATGATAACTACTAGCCGTAAAGATTTTTACAAGCGGCTTAAGTTACTGCGTCAGCACGGTATGTCAATTAGCGATAGAGTAAGGCATGAGGCAAAGAGTTTAGTTTTTGAGGACCATGTAGAAGTTGGATACAATTACCGTATGACTGATATACAAGCGGCAGTTGGTATTAAACAATTGGATAAGCTAGACTGGATTGTTTCTGAGCGCAGGAAAATTGCTATGGCATATAATAATGCATTTAGTGAAATACCCTTTCTACAGTTGCCTTTTGAAAATGATGGTTATTTTAGTAATTATCAATCATACTGTGTTTATTTGAAAAGGTCATCTCCTTTATCAAGAAACGACCTGATGCAACTTTTGTTGGACAGTGGTATTGCCAGCAGGAGAGGAGTAATGAATGCACACAGGGAAACAGCTTATGCAAAAGATGCCGAAGGTTTGAGTTTGCCAATTTCTGAAGATTTGCAGGATAACACAATTATTTTGCCCTTATTTATACCAATGGGAAAAGATGAAATCAATTACGTTATTGATACATTAATTGGTGCGTTAAAAAGTAATGTGGCCTCAGAAGCTATATAA
- a CDS encoding polysaccharide biosynthesis protein, which translates to MFIQRFHTYSFYSKILDWSKLIAITGSAQAIIQAIGFISGVLIIRILSTSEYALYTLANTMLGTMLVLADGGISASVMAQGGKVWQNRGKLGSVLVTGFDLRKKFAIGSLVIAIPVLFYLLRGHGAGTFTSILIVGSLVPAFYCALSGNLLAVGPTLHQMITPLQKINISVSLLRLLSLLSILLIFPFAYIAIFAASLPQIWANFRLRSISAVYADWQQPPDSLVRNNILTVVKRIFPGSIYYCLSGQITIWLISIFGTTAAVAQIGALGRLSMMLNLFSATFTTLIIPRFARLENNKALLFKRFLHMSSGLTFLFSIIIIIVSKLPTQLLWLLGKSYSGLEHELVLSVAGSCLSLMAGLLFTIATSRNWAINPLVSIPITLVSIICAISLIDISSLRGILKLNLFVSSAEVGMYFIYCSLKIRKIN; encoded by the coding sequence ATGTTTATTCAGCGTTTTCACACTTATTCATTTTATAGTAAGATCCTTGATTGGAGTAAGTTGATTGCTATAACGGGTTCTGCCCAAGCTATAATTCAGGCTATTGGATTTATCAGCGGCGTATTAATTATACGCATATTGTCTACCTCGGAATATGCACTTTATACCCTTGCCAATACAATGTTGGGTACTATGTTAGTACTTGCAGATGGTGGCATCTCGGCAAGTGTAATGGCTCAGGGGGGCAAAGTTTGGCAAAACCGTGGAAAATTGGGTAGTGTTCTGGTAACTGGCTTTGATCTAAGGAAAAAGTTTGCTATTGGCAGCTTGGTAATTGCAATTCCAGTCTTATTTTACCTATTGAGAGGTCATGGTGCCGGCACATTCACTTCCATACTGATTGTTGGATCACTAGTTCCAGCATTCTATTGTGCACTTTCAGGCAATCTGCTTGCCGTTGGGCCGACACTTCATCAAATGATTACACCTTTGCAAAAGATAAATATCAGCGTAAGTTTACTCCGTTTACTTTCCTTGTTATCAATTTTACTGATTTTCCCATTTGCATATATTGCCATTTTCGCGGCCAGCTTACCGCAAATTTGGGCAAACTTTCGTTTGCGAAGTATTTCTGCAGTTTATGCAGACTGGCAGCAACCCCCCGATTCTTTAGTTCGTAATAATATTTTAACTGTTGTTAAGCGTATTTTTCCAGGTTCAATATACTACTGTCTTTCGGGCCAAATTACAATATGGTTAATTTCGATATTTGGGACTACTGCTGCTGTTGCACAGATAGGTGCTTTGGGTAGATTGTCAATGATGTTAAACTTATTTAGTGCCACTTTTACTACCCTTATAATACCACGTTTTGCAAGACTTGAAAATAATAAAGCCCTTTTATTTAAAAGGTTTTTACACATGTCCAGCGGGTTGACTTTTCTGTTCTCCATTATAATTATCATAGTATCAAAATTGCCAACACAATTGTTATGGTTATTAGGTAAAAGTTATTCGGGATTAGAGCACGAGCTTGTTTTGAGTGTTGCTGGCAGTTGTTTAAGTTTAATGGCCGGATTATTATTTACGATTGCAACAAGCAGAAATTGGGCTATTAACCCGTTGGTTTCAATACCAATTACACTAGTTTCCATTATTTGTGCTATCTCATTAATAGATATTTCTAGTCTCCGCGGCATTTTAAAACTGAATTTATTCGTTTCATCCGCTGAAGTAGGTATGTATTTTATTTACTGTTCACTAAAAATTAGAAAGATAAATTAG
- a CDS encoding NAD-dependent epimerase/dehydratase family protein — protein sequence MHNLIANSQILVTGGAGFIGSYVVEELLKYHPRKIIIVDNLVRGRLENLGSFIDNSAIEFIEGDIRDVSLMDKCISNVDYVFHMAALRINACAANPGDGFDVMLKATFDLATLCVKYKVKKVIYSSSASVYGLAQHFPTPETDNPYDNQTFYGGAKLWGEQLFRSFKFMYGLDYVALRYFNVYGPRMDTDGKYTEVMIRWLDCIQHGLNPLIYGDGETTMDFVYIKDVARANVAALMANVSDQVFNIGTCRETSLKQLLQIMLAVNKSHLIPEFKESDTVNPVSRRCAENGKAKHLLGFEPKSTLKEGLYELSQWYFKKQKATLYSI from the coding sequence ATGCATAATTTAATTGCAAATTCTCAAATACTTGTTACTGGTGGAGCTGGTTTTATTGGTTCTTATGTGGTAGAAGAACTTCTGAAATATCACCCTAGGAAAATTATTATTGTTGATAATCTTGTAAGGGGGCGCCTTGAAAACCTGGGATCATTTATAGACAATTCTGCCATTGAATTTATTGAAGGCGATATTAGAGATGTATCATTAATGGATAAGTGTATATCAAATGTTGATTACGTTTTTCATATGGCTGCTTTACGAATTAATGCCTGTGCGGCCAATCCTGGGGATGGTTTTGATGTTATGTTAAAGGCAACATTTGATTTAGCCACATTATGTGTAAAGTATAAAGTAAAAAAAGTTATATATAGTTCAAGTGCATCTGTTTATGGTTTGGCTCAACATTTTCCAACTCCAGAAACTGATAACCCATATGACAACCAAACATTCTATGGGGGCGCAAAACTTTGGGGAGAGCAATTATTCCGCAGTTTTAAATTTATGTATGGATTGGACTATGTAGCACTGCGGTATTTTAATGTTTATGGTCCAAGGATGGACACTGATGGTAAATATACAGAAGTAATGATCCGTTGGCTGGACTGTATACAACATGGCTTAAATCCGTTGATCTATGGGGATGGTGAGACTACAATGGATTTTGTATATATAAAAGATGTGGCCAGGGCAAATGTGGCGGCTTTAATGGCAAATGTTTCAGACCAGGTTTTTAATATTGGCACCTGTCGAGAAACCAGTTTAAAACAATTGCTACAAATTATGCTTGCTGTAAATAAATCACATCTTATACCTGAATTTAAAGAAAGTGATACAGTCAACCCTGTTAGCAGAAGGTGTGCGGAAAATGGAAAAGCCAAGCATTTGTTAGGCTTTGAGCCCAAGTCGACGTTGAAAGAAGGCCTCTATGAATTAAGTCAATGGTATTTTAAAAAACAAAAAGCCACTCTTTATAGCATATGA
- a CDS encoding DegT/DnrJ/EryC1/StrS family aminotransferase, which produces MHYIDTKAGINCLDLYGQHQQIKKEVFEAFEKVYDNTAFSGGYFVEEFEKSFAQFCHTQYAVGLNNGTSALHLAMLVLGIGPGDEVIVPANTFIATAWGVSYSGAKPVFVDCTSDTWQIDPTKIESKINSRTKAIIGVHLYGQPFDIESVTAICKKYNLFLVEDAAQAQGAIFKDKPVGSFGEVGCFSFYPGKNLGACGEAGGIVTNDEGYYKHLLRLRNHGAHIRYHHDELGFNMRMGGLEGASLQIKLKYLQGWNNRRREIARRYQHEIVNEQIRWQKQPLWAQSVYHLFVITTNDKEELISYLNRHHIYPGLHYPVPCHLQKAYKHLGYQLGDCPNAEFLAGHCLSLPMYAELSDSEVSYIIDMINRY; this is translated from the coding sequence ATGCATTATATTGATACCAAAGCAGGAATTAACTGCCTTGATTTGTATGGCCAACACCAACAAATTAAAAAAGAGGTTTTCGAAGCTTTCGAAAAAGTATATGATAATACAGCCTTTTCTGGAGGTTACTTTGTTGAAGAGTTTGAAAAAAGCTTTGCCCAGTTTTGTCATACTCAATATGCCGTTGGATTAAATAATGGAACATCTGCCTTGCATCTGGCCATGTTAGTATTAGGCATTGGACCTGGGGATGAAGTAATTGTACCAGCAAACACATTTATAGCTACTGCATGGGGTGTTTCATATTCCGGCGCCAAACCCGTTTTTGTTGATTGTACATCTGATACCTGGCAAATAGACCCTACAAAGATTGAAAGTAAAATCAATTCACGTACAAAGGCTATTATTGGCGTACACCTATATGGGCAGCCTTTTGATATTGAGTCAGTAACTGCAATTTGTAAAAAGTACAACCTTTTTTTAGTGGAGGATGCAGCCCAAGCACAGGGTGCAATCTTTAAAGATAAACCTGTAGGCAGTTTTGGTGAAGTGGGTTGCTTTAGCTTTTATCCAGGTAAAAATCTGGGTGCTTGTGGTGAGGCTGGTGGTATTGTAACAAACGATGAGGGTTATTATAAGCATTTATTACGGCTACGTAACCATGGAGCGCATATCCGATATCATCACGATGAATTAGGGTTTAATATGCGTATGGGCGGGCTCGAGGGGGCTTCTTTACAAATCAAATTAAAATACTTACAAGGCTGGAATAACCGGAGACGGGAAATTGCACGGAGATACCAGCATGAAATTGTAAATGAGCAAATCAGGTGGCAGAAACAGCCATTGTGGGCTCAATCTGTTTATCATTTATTTGTTATTACTACTAATGACAAAGAAGAATTGATCAGTTATTTAAATCGCCATCATATTTATCCTGGTTTGCATTACCCCGTTCCATGTCATTTACAGAAGGCCTATAAGCATCTGGGCTACCAATTGGGCGATTGTCCCAATGCTGAATTTCTGGCTGGCCATTGTTTGTCTTTACCTATGTATGCAGAATTATCAGACAGCGAGGTGAGTTACATTATTGACATGATCAACCGGTATTGA
- a CDS encoding DapH/DapD/GlmU-related protein — protein MNKKKLVIFPFNGNGIEALDCIDFDEYELIGFIDDNPFKKVSCYPLFSRDILLKYGELYVLAVPGNSLTFRDRKEVILSLNVDRFVTIIHPRSSIGRNVSIGHNCLIMAGVVLTSNVKLGNHVCVLPNSVLHHDVSIGNYTLIGSNVVIAGGTAIGESCYVGSGTNIINGVSIGDSTLIGLGSNITKTVVEGSKMVGNPARNLNISSVQ, from the coding sequence ATGAACAAAAAGAAGTTAGTTATATTCCCGTTTAATGGCAATGGCATTGAAGCTTTAGATTGTATTGATTTTGATGAATATGAACTAATAGGTTTTATTGATGATAATCCTTTTAAGAAGGTTAGTTGTTACCCGCTTTTTTCCAGAGATATCTTATTAAAATACGGGGAGCTTTATGTTCTTGCCGTGCCTGGCAACTCATTAACTTTTAGAGACAGGAAGGAAGTGATTCTTTCACTTAATGTTGATCGCTTTGTTACCATTATACATCCTAGAAGTTCGATAGGAAGAAATGTTTCAATAGGTCATAATTGCTTAATTATGGCAGGAGTGGTGCTGACAAGTAACGTTAAATTAGGTAACCATGTTTGTGTTCTTCCAAACTCAGTCTTGCATCATGATGTGTCTATTGGAAATTACACTTTAATTGGAAGTAATGTTGTAATTGCTGGAGGAACTGCAATAGGCGAAAGTTGTTATGTTGGTAGTGGTACTAATATAATCAATGGGGTTAGCATTGGAGATAGTACTCTCATTGGCCTTGGTAGCAACATTACAAAAACGGTAGTAGAAGGTTCAAAGATGGTAGGAAACCCTGCCAGGAATCTCAATATTAGTTCTGTTCAATAA
- a CDS encoding glycosyltransferase, with amino-acid sequence MLKLSLIVPMFNEQENIDRLTTELNSFFKKETRFIAEVIFVNDGSTDDSLDNLKKVKHSSYTYKIVSFSRNFGSHAALRAGLLEAKGDYITFLYADLQDPLSLIRYLYDEIIAKGVDIVWAFRNETAVSRSEKLFSNAYASLMRRFAIANFPQKGFDVVMFSKKVKISLNENIESNSSLFIQILSLGFKQSSVFYNKQARKAGKSKWTLSKKIKLLIDSFVAFSFAPIRLVSLIGIAFFISGSFWTAYIIFRKVFYDDLSSGWPALVSILMIGFGITNICLGIIAEYLWRTLDASRKRPVFIIDEIIDGVKQEKETKSSSLVV; translated from the coding sequence ATGCTAAAGTTATCGCTAATTGTACCAATGTTTAATGAACAGGAAAACATTGACCGATTAACTACAGAATTGAATAGTTTCTTTAAAAAAGAAACCCGTTTTATTGCTGAGGTCATATTTGTAAATGACGGTTCAACAGATGATTCATTAGACAATTTGAAAAAAGTTAAGCATAGCAGCTACACGTATAAAATAGTTAGTTTTTCCAGAAATTTTGGTTCCCATGCAGCCTTAAGAGCCGGTTTGTTAGAGGCAAAAGGGGACTATATAACCTTTTTGTACGCTGACTTGCAAGATCCACTTTCATTAATCAGATATCTCTATGATGAAATCATTGCAAAAGGTGTAGACATTGTTTGGGCTTTTAGAAACGAAACAGCTGTTTCACGAAGTGAAAAATTGTTTTCAAATGCATATGCATCCTTAATGCGACGATTCGCAATCGCAAACTTTCCACAAAAGGGGTTTGATGTTGTCATGTTTTCTAAAAAAGTCAAGATTAGCTTAAATGAAAATATTGAAAGCAACTCTTCCCTTTTTATTCAAATTCTTTCATTAGGATTTAAACAGTCTAGTGTTTTTTATAATAAACAGGCTAGAAAAGCTGGCAAATCAAAATGGACATTGTCGAAAAAGATAAAATTGCTGATTGATTCATTTGTTGCGTTTTCATTTGCTCCCATTCGACTTGTTTCACTTATAGGTATTGCTTTTTTCATTTCAGGATCTTTTTGGACAGCTTATATTATTTTTCGGAAGGTATTTTATGACGACTTGTCTAGTGGCTGGCCAGCTCTTGTTTCCATATTAATGATCGGCTTTGGTATAACAAATATTTGTCTGGGTATCATTGCTGAATATTTATGGAGAACCTTGGATGCGAGTAGAAAACGCCCAGTTTTTATAATTGATGAAATAATTGATGGTGTCAAACAGGAAAAAGAAACTAAATCGTCAAGTTTAGTTGTATGA